The genome window agcACCTGCTCCTACTTCAAAAAGTGTATTGGCCTGCAATctatctttccttcttttttcatggtgagaaaagaaagggaattttctttcctcagttcTCACAGTTAACAGAGTTTTCAGTGTGAAGGGGCAGAAGGTTTCAAGCTGAGTCTTCAATATATGCTTTTAAACTTCTGTAAAGTCAGCAGGATTCTTTGGAAGAGCAGCGCCACTTAGTTGACAGACTAGAGGAGTTAATAAcatttaacatttcttttttttctttttttaattcttgtgCAATCTGTATTAgcctaataaaaaaaaataaaaaaaaatcaaaacaaaaacgAGTTGTTGAGGCTCTGATGGCGtttatcttttgctttcttctcatCTTCAGTATCGAAGTCATCTTGCTTAAAAAAGTTGATACATTTTGCTCCTTGTTTATGCACGTGATGTCTCCTGTCAGTCACTCCAGTGAGAGTACTAGTGAAAGGCTAGTGTTTCTTTCTAGTATGTGCTTTAAAGTGTTACGAAAATGTAGTCATAAGAATATGGATGTATCAATATGTATCATAAACATGGTATAGTGCTTTTCTGGCAGCACTAATAAAGTATTGCCACAAGAGGGGGACTCAGGCTTTTAGTTTGCAGGAAATGGTTCCCTGGGAATGTAACACTGACTTGCAGGATGAACATGGTAATTTTATTGGTGGTATTGAAGATGGCTTGTTTTTGATGACATCTGAGATAAACTTGTGCTAATTCTGCAGCTGTACACACGTGTGCTCAGTTGTAAGCACAGGGAGGTTGGGGTGACAGCTGTGGAGTTCTCTTGGTTTAGTTTAAATGTCAGGCTGggctcttaatttttaaaaggaaggcAAGAGCAACTTATGTTACTGGTACTGTCAGCCTCAGATCATCCAATAGGAGAACTGCAGTCTGTTTGGATTAACTTCTGCTCTGTGGTCAGGTTACATATGAAGTAAAAgcccttgattttttttttttttcacaactACTTGTGGAAACTTgtcttaaatttaattttaatcagCTAGCTTGTAAAATCCTGCATTGTCACTTCCCAGTTTTAGCTAGAGTCATGAGATAATCTATTCCTCGCCCTTAAAagttgcagctttttttttcaagttaccAAAATTTACTGTTGGATTATTTGATCAATTCTCTTATTTGCAAGAGAAAGCTGAAGTTTTGAAGCTTACAAGCAGTAAATTGAATTTTCATTCAAGTGTAAAACTGCAAAAGGTTGCCAATTTGCAATGCAGTAGAATTTTGTTCTACTGTGGGATTTTGTTCCCCATAGTGTGGGATTTTGTTTCCCACAAGACAAACCAGGAGTATTTCTTAATAAATTTCTTGAGAACATATTGATGCTCTTGAACATCTCTTTTCTCTCAGGTTGTGACCACTATAGTGCAATCTAATTTCCCCTTCAAAAGTCTGTGCATCAGTGTTTAAATCTGCTTGTTCTTGGCAGTACCTCCTCTCTCAGTGAGGAAACCAGACTGGTCTTACTAAATTTCCTGTACAGtggtcttttttcctttctcctgttCCCATCACCACTGGCTGACTTCTAACCTTAACAAcctaaaatatttcctgaagCCTCCTGTGAGGTGctttcatctgctttttgtttgatATTGCTTTGATTTTAACCTCTGTGCAAGGCAACAGATACTGGAAGTATCTTCTAGAAACCATAGAATTTAGAAATCCTAGAATTTCTTGCTGTGTTTTTGGTATTGTCTTTCCTGATGAGACTTATGTAGCTCAGTATTTTGTTAATTTGTGTAGGTTTTGAtgagtgttttttcttttgtctttaaaGATTCCTAACATTGCGAAGAAGCTTGAAGATtttaagaaggatgtggaggcTAAGAAGAAACCTCCCAGTGACAAGTCCTGAAAGAGCAGTGTTCCCCAGGTCACCTCTGTGTGTGCATCAAGGATGCAATTTACCTTTCAGGCAAAAAGGGTCAAGTAGAGGGTTGGCATGGGAGGTTCCTCCACTCTTAGTCTCCTAGAACTGGAATGTCCTTCTTTTGAGAGAGCAGCCGTGAACTTTACCTGGGACTGATTTTCAAGGGTTTCAGAATTTCGATTTGCAGCTGATGTGTGACTGGATAagtttgtatttttcattatttcttttcctaatattttgtAACCCATTTTTACCTGATCCAACTGGAGTTGTTAGCCCTGTTACTATGTGTACCTCACACTTTGTAGTGCCCTAGTCCTTAGAACttcacaaaagaaattaaatgcatcTAGAAGGAACTTTCAGGTTTCTTGTCGTTTGTTGTGAGCAGCGGTACTTCACTGTCTTTAAGATCCAATTCCATTGTTGGAGATGCCAAACTTCATTTGTCAAGGTATGAATCTGTGGAAGGGGGGGAgctcctgcttttccccttATGTTGAATGATcacttccagcagcacagactttGTACAAACAGCTGAtttcaaaaaatgtaaaaggCCTTCgactctgctgctccttccttctcagGGGGAGGGCTCCTTGtattctttccctgctccagagtgggTCTCGGTAAAAGGTCACAGATCTGGGTCACAGGTTATGGGTCATGTCAAAGGGAACAGACCCGGGTCATACTTTCAAGGAGTATTCTGTTATCCAGGTAAAGGAAACAGAACGCACCTTGCGTCTCAGTGCCAGGCTCCAGCACTTTCCTGGTGTAAGTGGTGCCAGTCTCATTTCCATGTGCTGTTGAGCTCTGGTCTGCATTGGAGCCCGTGGTGAGGGAAGAGTGCAGATCCCACATTCTATGCTAGTCCCAGGGCAGTCGTGgcttaaccccagc of Pseudopipra pipra isolate bDixPip1 chromosome 5, bDixPip1.hap1, whole genome shotgun sequence contains these proteins:
- the STMP1 gene encoding short transmembrane mitochondrial protein 1, translating into MLQFLLGFTLGNVVGMYIAQNYDIPNIAKKLEDFKKDVEAKKKPPSDKS